The following are encoded in a window of Vicugna pacos chromosome 2, VicPac4, whole genome shotgun sequence genomic DNA:
- the HSD17B13 gene encoding 17-beta-hydroxysteroid dehydrogenase 13 isoform X2: MKDRMANRDEHGVEETAAECRKLGATTHVFVVDCSNREEIYNSVNQVKKEVGDVTIVVNNAGTIYPADLLSTKDEEITKTFEVNILGHFWITKALLPSMLRRNYGHIVTVASICGHGVIPYIIPYCSSKFAAVGFHRALTSELQALGKTGIKTSCLCPVFVNTGFTKNPSTRLWPVLETDEVARSLIDGILTNKKMIFVPSYLNISLTLERFLPERALAAINRVQDIQFEAVVGHKTKMK; encoded by the exons CACGGTGTTGAAGAAACTGCAGCTGAATGCAGAAAATTAGGGGCCACCACCCATGTGTTTGTGGTAGACTGCAGTAACAGAGAAGAGATTTATAACTCTGTAAACCAG GTAAAGAAAGAAGTGGGTGATGTAACCATCGTGGTGAATAACGCTGGGACAATATATCCAGCTGACCTTCTTAGTACAAAGGATGAAGAGATCACCAAGACTTTTGAGGTCAACATCCTAGGACATTTTTGG ATCACAAAAGCACTTCTTCCATCCATGCTGAGGAGAAACTATGGCCACATTGTCACTGTGGCTTCAATATGTGGCCATGGAGTGATTCCTTATATTATTCCATATTG CTCTAGCAAATTTGCTGCTGTTGGCTTCCACAGAGCTCTGACATCAGAACTTCAAGCCTTGGGAAAAACTGGTATCAAAACCTCTTGTCTCTGCCCAGTTTTTGTGAATACCGGGTTCACTAAAAACCCAAGCACAAG ACTCTGGCCTGTATTGGAGACAGATGAAGTTGCAAGAAGCTTGATAGATGGAATACTTACcaataagaaaatgatttttgTTCCATCATACCTCAATATCTCTCTAACACTGGAGAG ATTTCTTCCTGAACGTGCCTTGGCAGCTATAAATCGTGTACAGGATATTCAGTTTGAAGCAGTGGTTGGccacaaaaccaaaatgaaatga